Below is a genomic region from Granulicella sibirica.
GTCCGACTGGAGCAACGACCTTAACGACCTTCCCATCCACCTCGACCGAAGGCACAAACGGCTTGTCCGGCACCGGGATAAACGGATACGTCACCTGAAGGCCAGGCCCGATCGGCTTCTGATCAAGCATGAAAAAGTCGTGATCGTAGACCTCGGTATCGATCGGCTTCGTCCCGATGTTCTTCAGGTGATGCTCAAGATGCAGCACATTCCCGTGCCTGTCGAGTGAGAGCACCTTCTCGTACACATAAGCAACGCCGATCGTCGAATGCAGTTCCTGCCGGAAGGTGACCGAGTTCTTCTTCACCTTAACAGTCCACTTGCCGTGATCGACGATCTCGTATGCTCCGCCAAACTTGTAGGGCTTGTCGTCCGTTCGCTTGAGAACGCCAACGCCGATCTTGACGAACAAGCCACCAGGGGCGGCATCGTCATACCCGATCTCGCTCGTTGGATGGCGAAATTCCTCCACCGGCCCAGTGATGGCATCGTTGCCCAAAGGGTCGTACTTCGAGAACCACTCGCCGAAGAACGTATGTCCATTCAGCGACAGGCACCCAACCACGCCGCTCCAGTCGAAGCGCGGTCCGCGATAGTATCCCTTCTCAGCATCCGGCAAAAATACGACGGCCTTTACCTGCCCATTCGTGATGCGGGCCATCGGGTAATCGGAGTGCGGCAGCTCCGCACAGTCCGCCGGCATCACCGTAGGATTAGCAGCCTGCGATGCGCCCGTCTGGCTGAAAAGAGCCATCACAGGAACCAGCACAAGCGTCCCGAGAGCATTGCGGCCCAGAGTCATTCGTACCTCCTAGGCCTTCGGCCGGATCGACATTGCGTTATGGAAGATATTGTTCGGGTCGTACTTCTTCTTTACACCCTGCAGGAACCCATACAAATCGCCCTTGCCGTAATACACCTCGCTCCAGAACGGATAGCGCATCATGTCGACGTCGGGATAGTTGATATAACACCCTTCGTAGAACTCGTTCGGATACGGTGTTCCAGCGTGTACCGCGTCAACGTTCGCCGAGTAGACATCCGTGTACATCTCGTCGAGGAACTTCACCTTATCCGCATCCTCGGCTGGATCGCTCCAGTAGCTCTGGTACTGCAGCTTCATGATCGAGTCGCGCTGCGGAACCGACGTATCCGACACTCTCTCCGCCACGTTCGTCGCGCCGCCGTATGAGTCCACTGCGCAGATCAGCCCGCTCATATCTGTCGTACTCTCGCGCGTAAGGTGCTTGTACAGCCTCTTCGCCTCTTCGGTCGTGAAGTTCTTCCGCATGTAGCACGACTTGTACTTCCCACGCGTATTCCCCACGCCCGAGCCACTCCCCTGGTCCACCGTGGCGCTGTACCAGTCACGCCGGTTGAACGAGTGCTTTCCTGCCGTGCATGGAGGAAGCTGCGGACGCCCACGCCGATCCGGCCGATGCGCCACCATCGGCGGATTCGCCACCGCCTCGGCTCCTCCACAAGCGACAAAGCGATCCAGAAACTCATTCGGAATCGACAAATCCTCAACCGTCGGACCCGCATCATGGAACGTAGCCGACACGCCGATCCCTCCAGCCGACTTATGCGTCAGTCCCATGAAGGTGAAGAGGCCCCACGTGTCCTTATCCTTCCCACGCGTCTCGAAGTAATCGCCGTAGGTCTTAACAATCTTGATGAACT
It encodes:
- a CDS encoding FAD-dependent oxidoreductase, with the protein product MTSTITRQDPRYSLLRRGKNARWPATDADSVSRIEIVATADDVAPALQSIVAAGLRPTVRSGGHCYEDFVANNPNGVILDVSMLNHTSAAPDGKSGFQVGAGAVLGVAYAELYKKYNVTMPGGSCYSVAAGGHVSGGGYGVLSRKFGLVTDWLTAVDICTVEANGKVVKRHVDAKHDADLFRACRGAGGSSFGVITNFYFETLPPAPHELASAGVSFPWDTMTEEKFIKIVKTYGDYFETRGKDKDTWGLFTFMGLTHKSAGGIGVSATFHDAGPTVEDLSIPNEFLDRFVACGGAEAVANPPMVAHRPDRRGRPQLPPCTAGKHSFNRRDWYSATVDQGSGSGVGNTRGKYKSCYMRKNFTTEEAKRLYKHLTRESTTDMSGLICAVDSYGGATNVAERVSDTSVPQRDSIMKLQYQSYWSDPAEDADKVKFLDEMYTDVYSANVDAVHAGTPYPNEFYEGCYINYPDVDMMRYPFWSEVYYGKGDLYGFLQGVKKKYDPNNIFHNAMSIRPKA